The proteins below come from a single Parazoarcus communis genomic window:
- a CDS encoding transporter substrate-binding domain-containing protein, with protein MNRFFRLALLLGPLLVATASLAAPGTLDRIQAEGVIHLGYRASSAPFSYLDANGKVQGYSHEFALRIVEAVRRHLGLKKIEIRLVPITSQNRFLLVDSGRIDLECGSTTHNRDRERLATFSNTLFIAGTRLLTRSNSKINDFDDLGGQRVVTTAGTTSDQLLYRLNAERETAMTILSARDHDDAFATLEAGRASAYMMDDALLYGARAKAARPADWHVTGKPKSFEAYACMLKKGDLAFKRVVDEAIIASMRSGEAERLYAQWFTQPIPAHGLNLEFPLSDAMRALFRNPNDEPLE; from the coding sequence ATGAACCGCTTCTTCCGGCTTGCCCTCCTGCTGGGCCCGCTTCTCGTCGCTACGGCATCCCTTGCGGCGCCCGGCACGCTCGACCGCATTCAGGCCGAAGGCGTCATTCACCTTGGCTACCGTGCATCCTCCGCGCCATTCTCCTACCTCGACGCAAACGGCAAGGTGCAGGGCTACTCGCACGAATTTGCGCTTCGAATCGTGGAAGCGGTGCGGCGCCATCTCGGACTGAAGAAGATCGAAATAAGGCTGGTGCCGATCACCTCGCAGAATCGCTTCCTGCTGGTCGACAGCGGGCGCATTGACCTAGAGTGCGGCTCGACGACGCACAATCGAGACCGCGAGCGCCTTGCGACGTTTTCCAACACCCTGTTCATCGCTGGCACCCGGCTCCTGACCCGCAGCAACAGCAAGATTAACGATTTCGATGACCTGGGCGGCCAGCGTGTGGTGACCACCGCCGGCACAACGTCGGACCAGTTGCTGTATCGGCTCAATGCCGAACGCGAGACCGCAATGACGATACTGTCGGCACGCGACCACGATGACGCTTTCGCCACCCTGGAGGCAGGACGCGCGAGCGCCTACATGATGGACGATGCGCTCCTGTACGGTGCCCGTGCCAAGGCGGCAAGGCCCGCAGACTGGCACGTCACCGGCAAACCGAAATCCTTCGAGGCCTACGCCTGCATGCTCAAAAAGGGCGATCTCGCCTTCAAGCGTGTCGTCGATGAGGCAATCATCGCGAGCATGCGCAGTGGCGAAGCTGAAAGACTCTATGCGCAATGGTTTACACAACCCATCCCCGCGCACGGCCTGAACCTTGAATTTCCGCTGTCCGATGCCATGCGGGCGCTGTTCAGAAACCCCAACGACGAACCACTCGAATGA
- a CDS encoding asparaginase has translation MNRKPSIALIATGGTIAGAAASASDTTGYAAGAIKVAALLEAVPGLEAIADIQPETLFALDSKDMTPAHWLALARRVQSLAEQSDIDGIVITHGTDTLEETAFFLHLTLSTDKPVVLTAAMRPATALSADGPMNLFSAVSVAGSAGFRGLGTLVAVNDRVFAAREVSKWHTRAVEGVGCPETGALGWANPPRLSRPSADFDRGVLPLAAVDAARWPLAVEVFYLTAGASPMLLDAAVDAGLRGAVLACAGHGSLPDSWLPAVERAIASGCAVVRASRVAQGSVGAGHGPAGLLHAGTLSPSKARVALMLCLASAAAERFGEIAS, from the coding sequence ATGAATCGCAAGCCCAGCATTGCACTGATCGCCACCGGTGGCACGATCGCAGGCGCAGCGGCGTCAGCAAGCGATACCACGGGTTATGCGGCCGGCGCGATCAAGGTCGCGGCGCTGCTCGAAGCCGTTCCCGGCCTCGAAGCGATCGCAGACATCCAGCCTGAAACGCTGTTCGCGCTCGACAGCAAGGACATGACCCCCGCGCACTGGCTCGCCCTGGCGCGGCGGGTGCAAAGTCTCGCCGAGCAGAGCGACATCGACGGCATCGTCATCACCCACGGCACCGACACGCTGGAGGAAACTGCCTTCTTCCTCCATCTGACGCTCAGCACGGACAAGCCGGTGGTTCTGACCGCCGCCATGCGTCCGGCCACCGCACTCTCTGCGGACGGACCGATGAATCTCTTCTCTGCGGTCAGCGTGGCCGGATCTGCCGGCTTTCGCGGCCTCGGCACCCTGGTCGCCGTCAACGACCGCGTCTTCGCCGCGCGCGAGGTGAGCAAGTGGCACACGCGGGCCGTGGAAGGCGTCGGCTGTCCCGAAACCGGTGCGCTGGGCTGGGCCAACCCGCCGCGTCTGAGCCGCCCATCCGCTGACTTCGACCGCGGCGTGCTGCCCCTGGCAGCCGTCGATGCTGCGCGTTGGCCGCTCGCGGTGGAAGTCTTCTACCTCACGGCCGGCGCCTCGCCCATGCTCCTCGACGCCGCGGTCGACGCCGGGCTGCGCGGTGCCGTGCTGGCCTGTGCAGGCCACGGCAGCCTGCCCGACAGCTGGCTGCCGGCCGTCGAACGCGCGATCGCGAGCGGCTGCGCAGTGGTTCGCGCCAGCCGGGTTGCACAGGGGAGCGTCGGCGCGGGGCATGGCCCTGCGGGCCTGCTCCACGCGGGCACCCTGTCGCCCTCGAAAGCACGTGTCGCGCTGATGCTCTGTCTGGCGAGCGCGGCAGCGGAGCGCTTCGGGGAGATCGCCTCCTAG
- the cysB gene encoding HTH-type transcriptional regulator CysB — translation MNLQQLRYIHEVARRGLNVSDAADALFTSQPGVSKQIRLLEAELGIEIFARHGKRLVAVTEPGRAVLGIAERMLADMDNLQQVGQEFANEHAGSLSIATTHTQARYALPRVIRDFMRRYPQVKLSLHQGNPRQVCEMVLDGTADIALATEAISEYDELVMLPCHQWNRCVVAAPRHPILKEQPLTLEAIARYPLITYDDAFTGRGQINKAFLGRGLKPNLVLTAIDSDVIKTYVAMDLGIGILARMAYDPAVDRDLGMIDAAHLFESSTTRIGLRRRAWLRGYVYAFIEGFAPHLTRRMVETALSGTADNYQL, via the coding sequence ATGAACCTGCAGCAACTGCGTTACATCCATGAAGTGGCCCGGCGTGGTCTCAACGTTTCCGATGCCGCTGATGCCCTGTTTACCTCGCAACCCGGCGTCTCCAAGCAGATCCGCCTGCTCGAGGCCGAACTCGGTATCGAGATCTTTGCGCGTCATGGCAAACGTCTGGTGGCGGTGACCGAGCCTGGTCGGGCCGTGCTGGGCATTGCCGAGCGCATGCTCGCCGACATGGACAACCTGCAGCAGGTCGGCCAGGAGTTCGCCAACGAGCATGCGGGCAGCCTCTCGATTGCGACCACGCACACTCAGGCGCGCTATGCCTTGCCGCGGGTGATCCGTGACTTCATGCGCCGCTACCCGCAGGTCAAGCTCTCGCTGCACCAGGGCAACCCCCGTCAGGTGTGCGAGATGGTGCTCGACGGCACGGCCGACATCGCGCTCGCGACCGAGGCGATCTCGGAGTACGACGAACTGGTGATGCTGCCCTGCCACCAGTGGAACCGCTGTGTGGTCGCCGCGCCCCGGCACCCGATCCTGAAGGAGCAGCCGCTGACGCTGGAGGCGATTGCCCGTTACCCGCTGATCACCTACGACGACGCCTTCACCGGACGTGGCCAGATCAACAAGGCATTTCTCGGGCGTGGTCTCAAGCCCAACCTGGTGCTGACCGCAATCGACTCAGATGTGATCAAGACGTATGTGGCGATGGACCTCGGGATCGGCATTCTCGCGCGCATGGCCTACGACCCCGCAGTGGACCGCGATCTCGGCATGATCGACGCCGCCCACCTGTTCGAATCCAGCACCACCCGCATCGGACTGCGCCGCCGTGCGTGGCTGCGCGGTTATGTGTACGCCTTCATCGAGGGCTTCGCGCCCCACCTCACGCGACGCATGGTCGAAACGGCCTTGAGTGGCACGGCGGACAACTACCAGCTCTAG